One genomic window of Pseudomonas sp. LFM046 includes the following:
- a CDS encoding DUF58 domain-containing protein, whose protein sequence is MKPSRALLALVAGLLGLAFLLGALPALGIGLPAQFDALWWGLLCALTLLALLDAFWLRRLPSPRLERQLPGNLALGRWSEVRLTLHHPYSRSLDVGVFDQVPAAMEFEPLPQQVALHPGERTEFGYRVRPLKRGHFHFPACDVMLPSPLGLWSHKRVLELPGEARVYPDFARLYGAQLKAVDDWLSQLGVRQRPRRGLGLEFHQLRDFRDGDTLRQVDWKATARKRTPIAREYQDERDQQIVFLLDCGRRMRSQDGDLSHFDHALNASLLLSYVALRQGDAVGLATFAAERDRYLMPVKGPAQLNVLLNGVYDLDSTLRPADFGAAADTLLARQHRRALVVLVSNLRDEDDAELFSAVKRLGRQHRLLVVSLREEVLDSLRHTPVQAYEDALAYCGTVDYLNARNSLHERLAAHGVPLLDARPSELGPQLVSRYLAWKKAGAL, encoded by the coding sequence ATGAAGCCATCCCGCGCACTGCTGGCGCTGGTGGCCGGGCTCCTTGGTCTGGCCTTCCTGCTGGGAGCCCTGCCTGCCCTGGGCATCGGGCTGCCGGCGCAGTTCGACGCCCTCTGGTGGGGCCTGCTCTGCGCCCTGACACTGCTCGCCCTGCTGGATGCTTTCTGGCTGCGCCGCCTGCCCTCGCCACGGCTGGAACGGCAGCTGCCGGGGAACCTGGCGCTGGGCCGCTGGAGCGAAGTTCGCCTGACCCTGCACCATCCCTACAGTCGCTCGCTGGATGTGGGCGTGTTCGACCAGGTTCCAGCGGCCATGGAGTTCGAGCCCCTGCCCCAACAGGTCGCCCTGCACCCCGGCGAGCGGACCGAATTCGGCTACCGGGTGCGCCCGCTCAAGCGCGGACACTTCCACTTCCCCGCCTGTGACGTGATGTTGCCGAGCCCCCTCGGCCTGTGGAGCCACAAGCGCGTGCTCGAACTGCCCGGCGAGGCCCGCGTCTACCCGGACTTCGCCCGCCTCTACGGCGCCCAGCTGAAAGCGGTGGACGACTGGCTCAGCCAACTTGGCGTGCGCCAGCGGCCACGCCGTGGCCTGGGCCTGGAATTCCACCAGTTGCGGGACTTCCGCGACGGCGACACCCTGCGGCAGGTCGACTGGAAGGCCACCGCACGCAAGCGCACGCCCATCGCCCGCGAATACCAGGACGAACGCGACCAGCAGATCGTTTTCCTGCTCGACTGCGGCCGCCGCATGCGCAGTCAGGACGGCGACCTGTCGCACTTCGACCACGCGCTCAACGCCAGCCTGCTGCTCAGCTACGTGGCCCTGCGCCAGGGTGACGCCGTGGGCCTGGCCACCTTCGCCGCCGAGCGCGACCGCTACCTCATGCCGGTCAAGGGCCCCGCCCAGCTGAATGTGCTGCTCAATGGCGTCTACGACCTGGACAGCACCCTGCGCCCGGCCGACTTCGGCGCGGCCGCCGACACCCTGCTGGCCCGCCAGCATCGCCGGGCCCTGGTGGTGCTGGTGAGCAACCTGCGGGACGAGGACGATGCGGAACTGTTCAGCGCCGTAAAACGCCTCGGCCGCCAGCACCGCCTGCTGGTGGTGAGCCTGCGGGAAGAAGTCCTCGACAGCCTGCGCCATACCCCGGTGCAGGCCTACGAAGATGCCCTGGCCTACTGCGGCACGGTGGACTACCTCAATGCGCGCAACAGCCTCCATGAACGCCTGGCCGCCCATGGCGTGCCCTTGCTGGACGCCCGCCCCAGCGAACTGGGGCCGCAGCTGGTGAGCCGGTATCTGGCGTGGAAGAAGGCGGGGGCGTTGTAA
- a CDS encoding DUF4350 domain-containing protein has translation MTLRPRFLIGAGLALLLGLLAIYVVGHLQPYQETIEHGPAPEARGNPYLAAEHFLRQQGLQVTRADGLEVLDNLPSAGHSLLLLGSRERMTPRQADRLLEWASKGGHLLFIAERLYEEKDGKSGDLLADRLGVQQFEAKDLEKEEDTQPQEPEDSAPADEQPADATEDEPEQEEEDPFPELTKLYLENEQAPAYVSFDTEFHLYDSQNRAHAWANSAQATHMLQLNHGNGLVTVLTDGWIWQNSDIDEYDNAWLLWYLTQDSAVTLLYRAERDGLATLLGRNFPEALVALALLVILVLWHIGQRQGPLLAPAGRARRQLEEHLRGSADFLLRRSGQASLLQGLQRDIQRRARHRHPGFERLPVAEQWQVLGRLTRLPPGAISQAMRPLPKQRLTAADFTRQVAHLQTLRNSL, from the coding sequence ATGACCCTGCGCCCGCGTTTTCTCATCGGCGCCGGCCTGGCGCTGCTGCTGGGCCTCCTGGCCATCTACGTCGTCGGCCATCTGCAGCCCTACCAGGAAACCATCGAGCACGGCCCCGCCCCCGAAGCTCGGGGCAATCCCTACCTGGCCGCCGAGCACTTCCTGCGCCAGCAAGGTCTGCAGGTGACCCGCGCCGATGGCCTGGAGGTGCTGGACAACCTCCCCAGTGCCGGCCACAGCCTGCTGCTGCTCGGCAGCCGCGAACGCATGACGCCGCGCCAGGCGGATCGCCTGCTGGAGTGGGCAAGCAAGGGCGGCCACCTGTTGTTCATCGCCGAACGCCTTTACGAGGAAAAGGACGGCAAGAGCGGCGACCTGCTGGCGGACCGCCTGGGTGTCCAGCAGTTCGAAGCCAAGGACCTGGAAAAGGAAGAAGACACCCAGCCCCAGGAGCCGGAAGACAGCGCCCCGGCCGATGAACAGCCCGCCGACGCCACCGAGGATGAGCCCGAACAGGAAGAGGAAGACCCCTTCCCCGAACTGACCAAGCTCTACCTGGAAAATGAGCAGGCTCCCGCCTACGTCAGCTTCGATACGGAATTCCACCTGTACGACAGTCAGAACCGCGCCCATGCCTGGGCCAACAGCGCCCAGGCCACCCACATGCTGCAGTTGAATCACGGCAATGGGCTGGTCACCGTGCTGACCGATGGCTGGATCTGGCAGAACAGCGACATCGACGAATACGACAACGCCTGGCTGCTCTGGTACCTCACCCAGGACAGCGCGGTCACCCTGCTCTACCGCGCCGAGCGCGACGGTCTCGCCACCCTGCTCGGCCGGAACTTCCCCGAAGCCCTGGTGGCGCTGGCGCTGCTGGTCATCCTCGTGCTCTGGCACATCGGCCAGCGCCAGGGCCCGCTGCTGGCACCCGCCGGCAGGGCCCGCCGGCAACTGGAAGAACACCTGCGCGGCAGCGCCGACTTCCTGCTCCGCCGCAGCGGCCAGGCCAGCCTGCTGCAAGGCCTGCAGCGGGACATCCAGCGCCGCGCGCGACACCGTCATCCCGGATTCGAACGGCTCCCCGTGGCCGAGCAGTGGCAGGTGCTGGGCCGCCTGACCCGCCTGCCGCCCGGCGCCATCAGCCAGGCCATGCGACCGCTGCCCAAGCAGCGACTCACCGCCGCCGACTTCACCCGCCAGGTCGCCCACCTGCAAACACTCAGGAATTCCCTATGA
- a CDS encoding MoxR family ATPase — MSEQLSDPSYSEAAGAAAPSAATQRLRASQLAQALRLELQKAVVGQTAVIDDVLTALLAGGHVLVEGVPGLGKTLLVRALARCFGGEFSRIQFTPDLMPSDVTGHAVYDMQSEQFKLRKGPVFTNLLLADEINRAPAKTQAALLEVMQERQVTLEGRALPVPQPFLVMATQNPIEQEGTYPLPEAELDRFMLKLRMDYPAASEELNLVRQVTRSARADMLDVAPLRTLLQARDVMALQKIANELPVDEQVLDYAVRLARATRSWPGLAMGAGPRASIALVRGGRARALLRGGDFVLPDDIKGCALAVLRHRVRLSPELDIEGLSVDQVLQQLLDQVPAPRI, encoded by the coding sequence ATGAGCGAACAGCTTTCCGACCCGTCGTACTCCGAAGCCGCTGGCGCCGCCGCACCTTCGGCCGCCACCCAGCGCCTGCGCGCCAGCCAGTTGGCCCAGGCCCTGCGCCTGGAACTGCAGAAGGCCGTGGTCGGCCAGACAGCGGTTATCGACGACGTGCTCACCGCCCTCCTGGCCGGCGGCCACGTGCTGGTGGAAGGTGTGCCCGGCCTCGGCAAGACCCTGCTGGTACGCGCCCTGGCCCGCTGCTTCGGCGGCGAGTTCTCGCGCATCCAGTTCACCCCCGACCTGATGCCCAGCGACGTCACCGGCCACGCCGTGTATGACATGCAGAGCGAGCAGTTCAAGCTGCGCAAGGGCCCGGTCTTCACCAACCTGCTGCTGGCCGACGAGATCAACCGCGCCCCCGCCAAGACCCAGGCCGCCCTGCTGGAAGTGATGCAGGAGCGCCAGGTCACCCTCGAAGGTCGCGCCCTGCCAGTGCCGCAGCCCTTCCTCGTGATGGCCACCCAGAACCCCATCGAGCAGGAAGGCACCTACCCATTGCCCGAAGCCGAGCTCGACCGCTTCATGCTCAAGCTGCGCATGGACTATCCGGCGGCCAGCGAAGAACTCAACCTGGTGCGCCAGGTCACCCGCTCCGCCCGCGCCGACATGCTCGACGTCGCGCCCCTGCGCACCTTGCTCCAGGCCCGCGACGTGATGGCCCTGCAGAAGATTGCCAACGAGTTGCCGGTGGACGAGCAGGTACTGGACTACGCCGTGCGCCTGGCCCGCGCCACCCGCAGCTGGCCAGGCCTGGCCATGGGCGCAGGGCCGCGCGCCTCCATCGCCCTGGTCCGTGGCGGCCGTGCCCGTGCGCTGCTGCGCGGCGGCGACTTCGTGCTGCCGGACGACATCAAGGGCTGCGCCCTGGCGGTATTGCGCCACCGCGTGCGTCTGTCGCCGGAACTGGATATCGAAGGCCTGTCGGTGGACCAGGTGCTCCAGCAACTCCTCGACCAGGTGCCGGCGCCGCGCATATGA